One Channa argus isolate prfri chromosome 15, Channa argus male v1.0, whole genome shotgun sequence DNA segment encodes these proteins:
- the hoxb5a gene encoding homeobox protein Hox-B5a: protein MSSYFVNSFSGRYPNGPDYQLLNYGTSSGAMNGGTYRDSSSATMHHATGSYGYSYNGMDLTVTNRGGGSSGAANTGGHFGGGSVVGDSRGFGSPAPERGFRQPSSCSLASAADSLLSPGSGDAKLGSQSSSPRSEQPGSGNLSSSSSSGGASGGSTAQRFTELDDSSPETEELQHNRDPSHGGNPPHRTGHPQHGKKQEGGPAGSAAGNNTGSEAQTPQIFPWMRKLHISHDMTGPDGKRARTAYTRYQTLELEKEFHFNRYLTRRRRIEIAHALCLTERQIKIWFQNRRMKWKKDNKLKSMSLATAGSAFQP from the exons ATGAGCTCTTACTTTGTAAACTCGTTCTCGGGGCGCTACCCAAATGGCCCCGACTATCAACTGCTAAATTATGGAACCAGCAGCGGCGCAATGAACGGCGGGACGTACAGGGACTCTTCCTCTGCCACCATGCACCATGCGACGGGCTCTTACGGCTACAGCTACAATGGCATGGACCTGACCGTCACCAACCGGGGAGGGGGGAGCAGCGGCGCAGCCAACACAGGAGGACACTTCGGGGGCGGCTCGGTCGTCGGAGACTCCAGGGGCTTCGGCTCACCGGCCCCAGAGAGAGGCTTCAGACAGCCATCGAGCTGCTCCCTTGCTTCAGCGGCAGACTCCCTCCTGTCACCCGGTAGTGGAGACGCCAAGCTGGGCTCCCAGAGCTCGTCTCCCCGCTCGGAGCAACCAGGAAGCGGTAATCTCAGCTCTTCCAGCTCCTCCGGAGGTGCTAGCGGGGGAAGCACAGCTCAGCGGTTCACGGAGCTGGACGACTCCTCACCAGAGACCGAGGAGCTGCAACATAACCGGGACCCCAGCCACGGTGGCAACCCGCCACACAGAACCGGACACCCGCAGCACGGGAAAAAGCAGGAGGGCGGCCCGGCGGGATCAGCCGCCGGCAACAATACGGGCAGCGAGGCTCAAACACCACAGATATTCCCCTGGATGAGAAAGCTGCACATTAGCCATG ATATGACGGGTCCTGACGGGAAACGGGCGCGGACGGCGTACACCCGCTACCAGACGCTCGAGCTGGAGAAGGAGTTCCACTTTAACCGGTACCTCACGCGGCGGCGACGTATCGAGATCGCGCACGCGCTCTGTCTGACGGAGAGGCAGATCAAGATCTGGTTCCAGAACCGGAGGATGAAGTGGAAGaaggacaacaaacttaaaagcaTGAGCCTCGCCACCGCCGGCAGCGCCTTCCAACCCTAA